The Psychrobacter sp. LV10R520-6 genome includes a region encoding these proteins:
- the murU gene encoding N-acetylmuramate alpha-1-phosphate uridylyltransferase MurU gives MAAITQAMILAAGKGTRLRPLTLDTPKPLVEVGGKPLIVWHIKALQAAGITDITINASWLADKLMETLGDGSQYGVKLQWSVENDEPLETAGGIFQALQTGKLQEAPFILVNSDVWTIFDFARLQDYELGADQRAHLLLIDNPEHNSSGDFAINNGLASEHAVGDDDKYTFAGVSVVSPRLVDGLVTGQPAALAPLLKQAMMKFQVTAEVITDNWIDVGTEERLTQVNSFIETKGVGDHRGA, from the coding sequence ATGGCCGCAATAACGCAAGCAATGATTTTGGCTGCTGGCAAGGGTACGCGCCTGCGTCCATTAACCCTTGATACCCCCAAGCCTTTGGTTGAGGTGGGCGGCAAGCCGCTTATTGTTTGGCATATTAAAGCACTACAAGCGGCGGGAATTACTGATATCACTATTAATGCGTCATGGCTTGCGGACAAGTTAATGGAAACTTTAGGTGACGGCTCGCAATATGGCGTGAAATTACAGTGGTCAGTTGAGAACGATGAACCTTTAGAAACAGCGGGTGGTATTTTTCAGGCGCTACAAACGGGCAAGCTACAAGAGGCGCCCTTTATATTAGTTAACTCTGATGTTTGGACGATTTTTGATTTTGCACGTTTGCAAGACTATGAGCTAGGAGCAGATCAGCGTGCTCATCTATTACTGATAGATAATCCAGAGCATAATAGCAGTGGTGATTTTGCTATTAATAATGGCTTGGCCAGTGAGCATGCCGTTGGCGATGATGATAAATATACTTTTGCTGGAGTCAGTGTCGTGTCGCCACGCTTGGTTGATGGGCTAGTAACTGGACAGCCTGCCGCCCTAGCGCCATTACTGAAGCAGGCCATGATGAAGTTTCAGGTAACCGCAGAAGTCATCACTGACAACTGGATAGATGTCGGTACAGAAGAACGCTTAACACAGGTGAATAGCTTTATTGAGACTAAAGGGGTAGGCGATCACCGTGGTGCTTAG
- a CDS encoding aminoglycoside phosphotransferase family protein: MTDKMLLNPDLTNMAANTRQQQLEYWLQQVFANQEFTLDSLPGDASARQYHRIQFSDSPDNSDSLDSKGTDAARYIVMDSADEQDALQQFINVAKLMSPAINVPELIAQDVEQGFLVLQDFGTIEFAHLLVDAEAIQVNDYYQLAMQTLVALQNVPVETARSQHQLPDYDTALLTREMDLFSEWFIPYIGVSLDKTLWDNLKSALIAEILVQPQVIVHRDYHSRNLMQDQADNSRLGVIDFQDAVIGAYSYDLVSLMRDAYVEWPESQVSNWIHDFWQLQQQASLATGLATGSSAEQLESDVNVMGVQRHLKVLGIFIRLSERDGKNRYLADIPKVMRDLMFELEWLGAYGSNSIQQAVLPFNIWLIDTVLPAYQRKFSQQYI; the protein is encoded by the coding sequence ATGACAGATAAAATGCTTTTGAACCCTGACCTGACTAATATGGCCGCTAACACTCGCCAGCAGCAGCTAGAATACTGGCTACAGCAAGTGTTTGCAAACCAAGAATTTACGCTTGATAGCTTGCCCGGTGATGCTAGCGCCCGCCAATATCATCGTATTCAGTTTTCAGATAGCCCAGATAATTCAGATAGCCTAGACAGCAAGGGTACGGACGCGGCGCGCTATATTGTCATGGATTCTGCTGACGAGCAAGATGCTTTGCAGCAATTTATTAATGTGGCCAAGCTGATGTCGCCCGCAATCAATGTGCCAGAGCTCATTGCCCAAGATGTAGAGCAAGGATTTTTGGTGCTACAGGATTTTGGGACGATAGAGTTTGCCCATCTACTGGTCGATGCTGAAGCTATACAAGTTAATGATTATTATCAACTGGCGATGCAGACGTTGGTAGCGCTACAAAATGTACCGGTAGAGACCGCAAGATCTCAGCATCAATTGCCAGATTATGATACGGCGCTATTAACCCGCGAGATGGATCTATTTAGTGAATGGTTTATACCTTATATTGGGGTAAGCCTTGATAAGACGCTGTGGGATAACCTAAAATCTGCGTTGATAGCAGAAATTTTGGTGCAGCCGCAGGTCATCGTTCATCGCGATTATCACAGTCGTAATCTTATGCAGGATCAAGCAGACAACTCACGATTGGGCGTGATTGACTTCCAAGACGCGGTCATTGGTGCTTATAGTTATGACTTAGTCTCATTAATGCGTGATGCTTACGTGGAATGGCCAGAGAGCCAAGTATCGAACTGGATTCATGACTTTTGGCAATTGCAGCAGCAGGCAAGTTTAGCTACTGGTTTGGCTACTGGCAGTAGCGCAGAACAGCTTGAAAGCGACGTCAATGTTATGGGCGTGCAGCGACATTTAAAAGTATTAGGAATTTTTATCCGCTTATCTGAACGCGATGGTAAAAACCGCTATTTGGCTGATATACCCAAAGTCATGCGTGATCTAATGTTTGAGCTGGAGTGGCTTGGTGCATATGGCAGTAATAGTATTCAACAAGCGGTATTGCCATTCAATATATGGTTAATAGATACTGTCTTGCCAGCCTATCAACGTAAGTTTTCACAGCAGTATATTTAG
- a CDS encoding DUF2474 domain-containing protein, whose amino-acid sequence MKKLSKKQTQWAWFIGLYLAGFLTIFIIAQLIKLAMGV is encoded by the coding sequence ATGAAAAAGCTCAGTAAAAAGCAAACACAATGGGCATGGTTTATCGGCTTATATTTAGCAGGTTTTTTGACTATCTTTATTATTGCCCAACTGATTAAGCTGGCAATGGGTGTTTAG